In Rhizobium sp. N324, a single genomic region encodes these proteins:
- a CDS encoding single-stranded DNA-binding protein: MAGSVNKVILIGNVGADPEIRRTQDGRPIANLRIATSETWRDRNSGERREKTEWHTVVVFNEGLCKVVEQYVKKGAKLYIEGQLQTRKWQDQQGQDRYSTEVVLQGFGSTLTMLDGRGEGGGASSGGGRGSSNNDYGDDYGAPAPSSSPSRGGGGGNFSRDLDDDIPF, from the coding sequence ATGGCTGGTAGCGTAAACAAGGTAATTCTGATTGGAAACGTCGGTGCAGACCCGGAAATCCGCCGCACGCAGGATGGCCGGCCGATCGCCAATCTCCGTATCGCGACCTCGGAGACCTGGCGCGACCGCAATTCCGGCGAGCGCCGTGAAAAGACCGAATGGCACACGGTCGTCGTCTTCAACGAGGGCCTCTGCAAGGTTGTCGAGCAATATGTGAAGAAGGGCGCCAAGCTCTATATCGAAGGACAGTTGCAGACCCGCAAATGGCAGGACCAGCAGGGCCAAGACCGCTACTCGACGGAAGTGGTGCTGCAGGGCTTCGGTTCGACCCTGACCATGCTCGACGGCCGCGGTGAAGGCGGCGGTGCAAGCTCCGGCGGCGGCCGAGGCAGCAGCAACAATGATTATGGCGATGACTACGGCGCCCCGGCTCCGTCATCATCGCCAAGCCGCGGCGGTGGCGGCGGCAACTTCTCGCGCGACCTCGACGACGACATCCCGTTCTGA
- a CDS encoding MarC family protein: MASADLLINAFTTLLVTIDPPGLAPIFLGLTTGMSRAQRTQVALRGSTIAFIILAVFALFGAGVLGVLGISIGAFRIAGGLLLFWIAFEMVFERRQERKEKASEAAVTKDHIENIAVFPLALPLIAGPGAISATILLAGTLPTSMEKAQLIAVIAANLLLTFLMLLIAERLDRFLGVTGRAILTRLLGVILAALAVQFVVDGAKAALNLISATPH, encoded by the coding sequence ATGGCAAGCGCCGACCTATTGATCAACGCCTTCACGACGCTGCTCGTCACCATCGATCCGCCGGGGCTCGCGCCGATCTTCCTGGGGCTGACGACGGGCATGAGCCGCGCCCAGCGGACGCAGGTGGCGCTGCGCGGCTCGACCATCGCCTTCATCATCCTCGCCGTCTTCGCGCTGTTCGGGGCCGGCGTGCTCGGCGTGCTCGGCATTTCGATCGGCGCCTTCCGCATCGCCGGCGGCCTGCTGCTCTTCTGGATCGCCTTCGAGATGGTGTTCGAACGGCGCCAGGAGCGCAAGGAGAAGGCGAGCGAGGCTGCCGTCACCAAGGATCATATCGAGAATATCGCCGTCTTTCCCCTCGCCTTGCCGCTGATCGCCGGTCCCGGTGCGATCTCGGCGACGATCCTGCTTGCCGGCACGCTGCCGACCTCCATGGAAAAAGCCCAGCTGATCGCCGTCATCGCCGCCAATCTGCTGCTGACCTTCCTGATGCTGCTGATTGCCGAAAGGCTCGACCGTTTCCTCGGCGTCACCGGCCGGGCGATTCTGACACGGCTGCTCGGCGTCATCCTCGCCGCCCTAGCGGTGCAATTCGTCGTCGACGGCGCGAAAGCGGCGCTCAATCTCATCAGCGCGACGCCGCACTGA
- the gyrA gene encoding DNA gyrase subunit A, whose amino-acid sequence MTEQTPPGGGKLPPGIEPISIMEEMQRSYLDYAMSVIVSRALPDVRDGLKPVHRRILYGMSELGIDWNKKYVKCARVTGDVMGKYHPHGNSAIYDALARMAQPWSLRLPLIDGQGNFGSVDGDPPAAERYTECRLEKAAHSLLDDLDKETVDFRDNYDGTLSEPVVVPAKFPNLLVNGAGGIAVGMATNIPPHNLSEVIDGCIALIDDPAIELPELMQIIPGPDFPTGAKILGRAGIRSAYETGRGSVIMRGVAAIEPMRGDREQIIITEIPYQVNKATMIEKMAELVRDKRIEGISDLRDESDRQGYRVVVELKRDANAEVILNQLYRYTPLQTSFGCNMVALNGGKPEQLTLLDMLRAFVSFREEVVSRRTKFLLRKARDRAHVLVGLAIAVANIDEVIRVIRQAPDPQSAREELMTRRWPAEDVESLIRLIDDPRHRINDDLTYNLSEEQARAILELRLARLTALGRDEIGDELNKIGEEIKDYLDILSSRVRIQTIVKDELSAVRDEFGTPRRTEIVDGGLEMDDEDLIAREDMVVTVSHLGYIKRVPLTTYRAQRRGGKGRSGMTTRDEDFVSRLFVVNTHTPVLFFSSRGIVYKEKVWRLPIGTPTSRGKALINMLPLAPGERITTILPLPEDEESWDNLDVMFSTTRGTVRRNKLSDFVQVNRNGKIAMKLEEEGDEILSVETCTESDDVLLTTALGQCIRFSVDDVRVFAGRNSIGVRGISLAGGDRIISMTIVRHVNAEPWERAAYLKRAANDRRLTTGEAEEIALVGEEVTEEGQLSDERYEELKQLEQFVLTVSEKGFGKRSSSYDFRISGRGGKGIRATDTSKTGEIGELVAAFPVDDGDQIMLVSDGGQLIRVPVGGIRIASRATKGVTIFSTAKDEKVVSVERISEPEDEAEETVEVAEGAATTEDAAAGEASATDGDPAGPAEE is encoded by the coding sequence TTGACTGAGCAAACACCCCCCGGCGGCGGGAAGCTCCCGCCAGGCATCGAGCCCATCTCCATCATGGAGGAAATGCAGCGGTCGTATCTCGATTACGCGATGAGCGTCATCGTCAGCCGCGCGCTTCCCGACGTGCGCGACGGCCTGAAGCCCGTGCACCGGCGCATCCTCTACGGCATGTCCGAGCTCGGCATCGACTGGAACAAGAAATACGTCAAATGCGCCCGCGTCACCGGTGACGTGATGGGTAAATACCATCCGCACGGCAATTCGGCGATCTATGATGCGCTGGCCCGCATGGCCCAGCCCTGGTCGCTGCGTCTGCCGCTGATCGACGGCCAGGGCAATTTCGGCTCGGTCGACGGTGATCCGCCGGCTGCGGAACGTTACACCGAATGCCGCCTCGAAAAGGCTGCCCATTCGCTGCTCGACGATCTCGACAAGGAAACCGTCGATTTCCGCGACAACTACGACGGCACGCTTTCCGAGCCGGTCGTGGTTCCCGCCAAGTTCCCGAACCTGCTGGTCAACGGCGCCGGCGGCATCGCCGTCGGCATGGCGACCAATATCCCGCCGCACAATCTCTCCGAAGTCATCGACGGCTGCATTGCGCTGATCGACGATCCGGCGATCGAGCTGCCGGAACTGATGCAGATCATTCCCGGCCCGGACTTCCCGACGGGTGCGAAGATCCTCGGCCGTGCCGGCATTCGCTCGGCTTATGAGACTGGCCGCGGTTCGGTCATCATGCGCGGCGTTGCGGCCATCGAGCCGATGCGCGGTGACCGCGAGCAGATCATCATCACCGAGATTCCCTACCAGGTGAACAAGGCGACGATGATCGAGAAGATGGCCGAACTGGTGCGCGACAAGCGCATCGAAGGCATTTCCGATCTGCGCGACGAATCCGACCGCCAGGGCTATCGCGTCGTCGTCGAATTGAAGCGCGACGCCAATGCCGAGGTCATCCTCAACCAGCTTTATCGCTATACGCCGTTGCAGACCTCTTTCGGCTGCAACATGGTGGCGCTGAACGGCGGCAAGCCCGAGCAACTGACCCTGCTCGACATGCTGCGGGCTTTCGTCTCCTTCCGCGAGGAAGTCGTTAGCCGGAGAACGAAATTCCTGTTGCGCAAGGCGCGTGACCGCGCCCATGTGTTGGTCGGCCTCGCCATCGCCGTCGCCAATATCGATGAAGTCATCCGCGTCATCCGCCAGGCGCCCGATCCGCAGTCGGCCCGCGAAGAACTGATGACCCGCCGCTGGCCGGCCGAAGATGTCGAAAGCCTGATCCGTCTGATCGACGATCCGCGCCATCGCATCAACGATGACCTGACCTACAACCTGTCCGAAGAGCAGGCCCGCGCCATCCTCGAACTGCGCCTTGCCCGTCTGACGGCCCTTGGCCGCGACGAAATCGGCGACGAACTCAATAAGATCGGCGAGGAAATCAAGGATTACCTCGATATTCTCTCCTCGCGCGTCCGCATCCAGACCATCGTCAAGGACGAACTGTCAGCCGTGCGTGATGAATTCGGCACGCCGCGCCGCACCGAGATCGTCGATGGCGGCCTCGAAATGGACGACGAGGATCTGATTGCCCGCGAGGACATGGTCGTCACCGTCTCGCATCTTGGCTATATCAAGCGCGTGCCGCTGACCACCTATCGCGCCCAGCGCCGCGGCGGCAAGGGCCGCTCCGGCATGACCACCCGTGACGAGGATTTTGTTAGCCGGCTATTCGTTGTCAACACTCATACCCCGGTCCTGTTCTTCTCCTCGCGCGGCATCGTCTACAAGGAAAAGGTCTGGCGACTGCCGATCGGCACGCCGACCTCGCGCGGCAAGGCGCTGATCAACATGCTGCCGCTCGCCCCCGGCGAACGCATCACCACCATCCTGCCCTTGCCCGAGGACGAGGAGAGCTGGGACAATCTCGACGTCATGTTCTCGACGACGCGCGGCACGGTTCGCCGCAACAAGCTGTCGGACTTCGTCCAGGTCAACCGCAACGGCAAGATCGCCATGAAGCTCGAGGAGGAGGGCGATGAAATTCTCTCCGTCGAGACATGCACGGAAAGTGACGATGTGCTGCTGACGACGGCGCTCGGCCAGTGCATCCGCTTCTCGGTCGACGACGTCCGCGTTTTTGCCGGCCGCAATTCGATCGGCGTGCGCGGCATCAGCCTTGCCGGCGGCGACCGCATCATCTCGATGACCATCGTCCGCCACGTCAACGCCGAGCCGTGGGAGCGCGCCGCCTATCTGAAGCGCGCCGCCAACGACCGCCGCCTGACGACAGGTGAGGCCGAGGAGATCGCGCTGGTCGGCGAGGAGGTCACCGAAGAGGGACAGCTCTCCGACGAGCGTTATGAGGAGCTGAAGCAGCTCGAGCAATTCGTGCTCACCGTCTCCGAAAAGGGCTTCGGCAAGCGTTCGTCGTCCTATGATTTCCGCATCTCCGGCCGCGGCGGCAAGGGCATCCGCGCCACCGACACGTCGAAGACAGGCGAGATCGGCGAACTGGTCGCGGCCTTCCCGGTCGACGATGGCGACCAGATCATGCTGGTTTCCGATGGCGGCCAGCTGATCCGCGTGCCGGTCGGCGGCATCCGCATCGCCAGCCGCGCCACCAAGGGCGTCACCATCTTCTCGACGGCCAAGGACGAGAAGGTCGTCTCGGTCGAGCGCATCAGCGAACCGGAGGATGAGGCGGAGGAGACTGTCGAGGTCGCCGAAGGCGCCGCCACGACCGAGGATGCGGCTGCCGGCGAGGCGTCGGCTACCGATGGTGACCCGGCCGGGCCGGCTGAGGAATAA
- the coaD gene encoding pantetheine-phosphate adenylyltransferase, with product MTTAFYPGSFDPITNGHVDVLVQALNVAEKVIVAIGIHPGKAPLFSFEERAELIRLSLAEALPGKTGDIDVVAFDNLVVDAARAHGATLLIRGLRDGTDLDYEMQMAGMNRTMAPDIQTIFLPAGTASRPITATLVRQIAAMGGDVSAFVPAAVLQALTSKRPD from the coding sequence ATGACGACAGCTTTTTATCCCGGGTCTTTCGACCCGATCACCAATGGGCATGTGGATGTTCTGGTCCAGGCGCTGAACGTCGCCGAAAAGGTGATCGTCGCGATCGGTATCCACCCCGGCAAAGCGCCGCTCTTTTCCTTCGAGGAGAGAGCCGAGCTGATCCGCCTTTCGCTGGCGGAAGCGCTGCCCGGCAAGACCGGCGACATCGATGTCGTCGCTTTCGACAATCTGGTCGTCGATGCCGCCCGCGCCCATGGCGCCACGCTTCTGATCCGCGGTCTCCGCGACGGCACCGATCTTGATTACGAAATGCAGATGGCCGGCATGAACAGGACGATGGCGCCCGATATCCAGACCATCTTTTTGCCGGCGGGAACGGCCTCGCGGCCCATTACGGCCACATTGGTCCGCCAGATCGCCGCCATGGGCGGCGATGTCAGCGCCTTCGTGCCGGCCGCCGTCTTGCAAGCCCTCACATCCAAGCGCCCAGACTGA
- a CDS encoding peptidylprolyl isomerase, translated as MKLFYLAFAGVLYLASFAGDAFAQSADHYLTIQLKNGPVVIQLMPEVAPKHVAQIEALAKKGEYDNVAFHRVIDGFMAQTGDVKYGNMEKGFDASLAGTGSSDMPDIPAEFSKTPFVRGTVGMARSQDPNSANSQFFIMFDDGSFLNGQYTVVGKVVSGMENVDKIKRGEGQNGEVKSPDRMIKVTLGKK; from the coding sequence ATGAAACTCTTTTATCTCGCATTTGCCGGCGTGTTGTATCTCGCCTCCTTCGCGGGGGACGCCTTCGCTCAGTCGGCCGATCATTATCTCACCATCCAGTTGAAGAACGGCCCCGTCGTCATCCAGCTGATGCCTGAGGTGGCGCCGAAGCATGTCGCCCAGATCGAGGCGCTGGCCAAGAAGGGCGAATATGACAACGTCGCCTTCCACCGCGTCATCGACGGCTTCATGGCCCAGACCGGCGACGTCAAATACGGCAATATGGAAAAGGGTTTCGATGCCAGCCTCGCCGGCACCGGCTCCTCCGATATGCCGGATATTCCGGCGGAGTTTTCCAAGACCCCGTTCGTGCGCGGCACGGTCGGCATGGCCCGTTCGCAGGATCCGAATTCCGCCAACTCGCAGTTCTTCATCATGTTCGATGACGGCTCCTTCCTCAACGGTCAGTACACCGTGGTCGGCAAGGTCGTTTCCGGCATGGAGAATGTCGACAAGATCAAGCGCGGCGAAGGCCAGAACGGCGAAGTCAAAAGTCCCGACCGGATGATCAAGGTCACCCTGGGCAAGAAGTAA
- a CDS encoding peptidylprolyl isomerase, whose translation MAEIKDPENTIILETTKGKVVIQLLPQVAPEHVARIKELAREKAYDGVVFHRVIQDFMAQTGDVEFGKKGSETFNPGRAGMGGSSKPDLKAEFSATTHTRGTCSMARSQNPNSANSQFFICFTDAPWLNKQYSVWGQVIEGMDNVDKIKRGEPVSDPDSIVSMRVAADV comes from the coding sequence ATGGCCGAGATCAAGGATCCCGAAAACACCATCATTCTGGAAACCACCAAGGGCAAGGTTGTCATTCAGCTTCTGCCGCAGGTCGCCCCGGAGCATGTCGCCCGCATCAAGGAACTCGCCCGCGAAAAGGCCTATGACGGCGTCGTCTTCCACCGCGTCATTCAGGATTTCATGGCGCAGACGGGCGATGTCGAATTCGGCAAGAAGGGCTCGGAAACCTTCAATCCCGGCCGCGCCGGCATGGGCGGCTCCTCCAAGCCGGATCTGAAGGCTGAATTCTCCGCGACCACCCATACGCGCGGCACCTGCTCGATGGCCCGTTCGCAGAACCCGAACTCGGCCAATTCGCAGTTCTTCATCTGCTTCACCGACGCGCCCTGGCTGAACAAGCAGTATTCCGTCTGGGGCCAAGTCATCGAAGGCATGGACAACGTCGACAAGATCAAGCGCGGCGAGCCGGTTTCCGATCCGGACTCGATCGTCTCGATGCGGGTTGCCGCCGACGTCTGA
- the queA gene encoding tRNA preQ1(34) S-adenosylmethionine ribosyltransferase-isomerase QueA, with protein sequence MRVDLFDFDLPDERIALRPAEPRDSARLLVVNPHAKSGPHAESVLSDHRVGDLPSFLRPGDALVFNDTKVIPAQLEGIRHREGAGGQQVSATLHMRIGPSRWKAFAKPGKRIKEGDRIAFGHSGESCFLGSLDATVEEKGEAGEVTLAFDLTGPALDEAIAAVGHIPLPPYIAAKRPEDERDRADYQTIYAREEGAVAAPTAGLHFTPDLFAALDKAGIERHFVTLHVGAGTFLPVKADDTDDHKMHLESGYVSAEIAARLNAVKARGGRIVCVGTTSLRLIESAAGESGEIKPWAGATGIFITPGYRFNAVDMLMTNFHLPRSTLFMLVSAFAGFETMHAAYEHAISTGYRFYSYGDASLLFRKDK encoded by the coding sequence ATGCGCGTAGACCTTTTCGATTTCGATCTGCCGGATGAACGCATCGCGTTGCGGCCCGCCGAGCCGCGCGACAGCGCCCGTCTGCTCGTCGTCAATCCACACGCGAAAAGCGGGCCCCATGCTGAAAGCGTGCTCTCCGATCATCGAGTCGGCGATCTGCCGTCCTTTCTGCGGCCGGGCGATGCGCTGGTCTTCAACGATACCAAGGTCATTCCAGCCCAACTCGAAGGCATCCGCCATCGCGAGGGGGCGGGCGGCCAGCAGGTGTCGGCAACGCTGCATATGCGCATCGGCCCCAGCCGCTGGAAGGCCTTTGCCAAACCCGGTAAGCGCATCAAGGAGGGCGACCGCATCGCCTTCGGTCACAGCGGCGAAAGCTGCTTCCTTGGCTCGCTCGATGCCACCGTCGAGGAAAAGGGCGAGGCCGGCGAAGTGACGCTCGCCTTCGACCTCACAGGCCCGGCGCTCGACGAGGCAATCGCCGCCGTCGGCCATATTCCGCTGCCGCCTTATATCGCCGCCAAGCGGCCCGAGGACGAGCGCGACCGCGCCGATTACCAGACGATCTATGCCCGCGAGGAGGGCGCCGTCGCCGCCCCCACTGCCGGCCTGCACTTCACGCCTGATCTGTTTGCGGCGCTGGATAAGGCCGGCATCGAACGCCATTTCGTCACGCTGCATGTCGGCGCCGGCACCTTCCTGCCTGTGAAGGCCGACGATACCGACGATCACAAGATGCATCTCGAAAGCGGTTATGTCAGCGCCGAGATCGCCGCCCGGCTGAATGCCGTCAAGGCAAGGGGCGGGCGTATCGTCTGCGTCGGCACGACCTCGCTGCGGCTCATCGAAAGTGCGGCCGGGGAAAGCGGAGAGATCAAGCCCTGGGCCGGCGCCACCGGTATCTTCATCACACCCGGCTATCGCTTCAACGCGGTCGACATGCTGATGACCAATTTCCACCTGCCGCGCTCGACGCTGTTCATGCTGGTCTCGGCTTTTGCCGGCTTCGAGACCATGCATGCGGCCTATGAACACGCCATTTCGACAGGCTACCGCTTCTACTCCTACGGAGACGCGAGCCTTCTTTTCCGGAAAGACAAATGA
- the tgt gene encoding tRNA guanosine(34) transglycosylase Tgt — MTENFQFTLKKTDTGARLGEISMPRGTIRTPAFMPVGTVGTVKAMYLDQVRETGADIILGNTYHLMLRPSAERVARLGGLHKLIRWEHPILTDSGGFQVMSLSGLRKLDEQGVTFKSHVDGSLHHMSPERSIEIQGLLGSDIQMQLDECVALPAEPKEIERAMEMSLRWAERCRVAFGEQPGKAMFGIVQGGDIPALRIRSAEALSQLDLKGYAVGGLAVGEPQDVMLRMLETTLPVLPLEKPRYLMGVGTPDDMLKSVARGIDMFDCVMPTRSGRHGLAFTRRGKVNIRNARHAEDMRPLDDQSNCPASRDYSRAYLHHLVRANEALGGMLLSWHNLAYYQELMQGIRKAIAEGRFADFMAETQEEWARGDLEPVRISR; from the coding sequence ATGACAGAAAACTTCCAATTTACGTTGAAGAAGACTGATACCGGCGCCCGCCTCGGCGAAATTTCCATGCCGCGCGGCACCATCCGCACGCCGGCCTTCATGCCGGTGGGCACCGTCGGCACCGTCAAGGCGATGTATCTCGACCAGGTGCGCGAGACCGGCGCCGACATCATCCTCGGCAATACCTATCATCTGATGCTGCGCCCCAGTGCCGAGCGCGTCGCCCGCCTCGGCGGCCTGCACAAGCTGATCCGCTGGGAACACCCGATCCTGACGGATTCCGGCGGTTTTCAGGTCATGTCGCTCTCCGGCCTGCGCAAGCTCGACGAGCAGGGCGTCACCTTCAAGTCGCATGTCGACGGCAGCCTGCACCATATGTCGCCGGAGCGCTCCATCGAAATCCAGGGGCTGCTCGGCTCCGATATCCAGATGCAGCTCGACGAATGCGTGGCCCTGCCGGCCGAGCCGAAGGAGATCGAGCGCGCCATGGAAATGTCGCTGCGGTGGGCCGAGCGCTGCCGGGTCGCCTTCGGCGAGCAGCCCGGAAAGGCGATGTTCGGCATCGTCCAGGGCGGCGACATCCCGGCGCTGCGAATCCGCTCGGCCGAGGCGCTGAGTCAGCTCGACCTCAAGGGTTATGCGGTCGGCGGCCTTGCCGTCGGCGAACCGCAGGACGTCATGCTGCGGATGCTGGAAACGACGCTGCCGGTGCTGCCGCTGGAAAAGCCGCGCTACCTCATGGGCGTCGGCACGCCTGACGATATGCTGAAATCGGTCGCCCGCGGCATCGACATGTTCGACTGCGTCATGCCGACCCGCTCCGGCCGCCACGGCCTGGCCTTTACCCGCCGCGGCAAGGTCAACATCCGCAATGCCCGCCATGCCGAGGATATGCGCCCGCTCGACGATCAGTCGAACTGCCCGGCCTCGCGCGATTATTCCCGCGCCTATCTGCACCATCTCGTCCGCGCCAACGAGGCGCTCGGCGGCATGCTGCTCTCCTGGCACAATCTCGCCTATTACCAGGAACTGATGCAGGGCATCCGCAAGGCCATCGCCGAAGGCCGCTTCGCCGATTTCATGGCGGAAACGCAGGAGGAATGGGCGAGGGGCGATCTCGAACCGGTGAGAATCTCTAGGTGA
- a CDS encoding DUF4864 domain-containing protein — translation MRAFFAVVILCAASLLSPVSARAEDPIDATRAMIEEQIKAFLKDDAETAYSFAAPGIKAMYPDKNLFFAMVKKSYEPVYHPGNYAFGRSRSIDNGALIYHEVLISGRDGKDWTAIYQITRQPDGSYRINGVQIMPDADSKGI, via the coding sequence ATGCGCGCCTTCTTCGCAGTTGTCATTCTGTGTGCCGCGTCCCTCCTCTCCCCTGTCTCGGCCCGGGCCGAAGATCCGATCGACGCCACACGGGCGATGATCGAGGAACAGATCAAAGCCTTCCTCAAGGACGATGCCGAGACTGCCTATTCCTTCGCGGCTCCTGGCATCAAGGCGATGTATCCCGACAAGAACCTGTTCTTCGCCATGGTGAAGAAGAGCTACGAGCCGGTCTATCATCCCGGCAATTACGCATTCGGCCGCAGCCGCTCGATCGACAACGGCGCGCTGATCTATCACGAGGTGCTGATCTCCGGCCGCGACGGCAAGGACTGGACGGCGATCTACCAGATCACCCGCCAGCCGGACGGCAGCTACCGGATCAACGGCGTGCAGATCATGCCGGATGCCGACAGCAAAGGCATTTGA
- the fabF gene encoding beta-ketoacyl-ACP synthase II yields the protein MDRIVVTGMGLVSPLGTGVEPAWKRLLGGASGLRALAEDVVGELSAKVGGIVPGVAWDVEAGFDPDRYIPPKDQKKMDRFIQFAMAATEEAVKQAGWMPTDDGKRERTATIIASGVGGFPAIAEAVRIGEARGVRRLSPFTVPSFLVNLAAGQVSIRYGFKGPLGAPVTACAASVQAIGDAARLIRSGEADVAICGGAEACIDKVSLGGFAAARALSTGFNETPELASRPFDTARDGFVMGEGAGILVIETLEHALARGATPLAELVGYGTAADAYHMTSGPEDGDGARRAIEAALRQAKIPASEVKHLNAHATSTPVGDKGEIAAIATVFGRNGSIAVSATKSATGHLLGAAGGLEAIFTILALRDQIAPPTRNLDEADPDADGIDIVGKVARPLAMDYAITNGFGFGGVNASALFRRWS from the coding sequence ATGGACCGCATTGTTGTCACCGGCATGGGACTTGTCTCGCCACTCGGCACCGGCGTCGAGCCCGCCTGGAAACGCCTCCTTGGTGGCGCTTCAGGTCTGAGGGCGCTGGCGGAGGATGTCGTCGGCGAACTCTCAGCCAAGGTCGGCGGCATCGTTCCCGGCGTTGCCTGGGATGTCGAGGCCGGCTTCGACCCCGACCGTTACATCCCGCCCAAGGACCAGAAGAAAATGGACCGCTTCATCCAGTTCGCCATGGCGGCGACGGAGGAAGCAGTGAAGCAGGCCGGCTGGATGCCCACAGACGACGGCAAACGCGAACGCACGGCAACGATCATCGCCTCGGGCGTCGGCGGCTTTCCCGCCATCGCCGAGGCGGTGCGGATCGGTGAGGCGCGCGGCGTCCGGCGGCTGTCTCCCTTCACCGTGCCCTCCTTCCTGGTCAACCTCGCCGCCGGCCAGGTCAGCATCCGCTACGGCTTCAAGGGCCCGCTCGGCGCGCCGGTGACGGCCTGCGCGGCCAGCGTCCAGGCGATCGGCGATGCGGCGCGGCTGATCCGTTCCGGCGAAGCGGATGTGGCGATCTGCGGCGGCGCCGAGGCCTGCATCGACAAGGTGAGCCTTGGCGGTTTTGCCGCGGCGCGTGCCCTTTCCACCGGCTTCAACGAGACGCCGGAACTGGCCTCGCGGCCGTTCGACACGGCGCGCGATGGCTTCGTCATGGGCGAAGGCGCCGGCATCCTGGTGATCGAAACGCTGGAGCACGCGCTTGCCCGTGGCGCGACGCCGCTTGCCGAACTCGTCGGCTACGGCACGGCAGCGGACGCCTACCACATGACCTCAGGCCCCGAAGACGGCGACGGCGCGCGCCGGGCGATCGAGGCAGCGCTCCGGCAGGCCAAGATCCCGGCGTCCGAGGTCAAGCATCTGAACGCGCATGCAACCTCTACACCGGTCGGTGACAAAGGCGAGATCGCGGCGATCGCCACGGTCTTCGGCCGCAATGGCAGCATCGCCGTCAGCGCGACTAAATCGGCGACCGGCCATCTGCTCGGTGCTGCCGGCGGGCTGGAGGCGATCTTCACCATCCTGGCGTTGCGCGACCAGATCGCGCCGCCGACCCGCAACCTTGATGAGGCCGATCCTGATGCCGACGGCATTGATATCGTCGGCAAGGTGGCGCGGCCGCTGGCGATGGACTATGCCATCACCAACGGTTTCGGCTTCGGCGGCGTGAATGCCAGCGCCCTCTTCCGCCGCTGGTCGTAA
- a CDS encoding winged helix-turn-helix transcriptional regulator, whose protein sequence is MQRTSFSQFKCPAARALDSVGDWWSILILRDAFQGLSRFDEFQKSLGVAPNILTRRLKQLTDQGLFERRLYQQRPARYEYRLTDKGRDFFPVLMTLFSWGSRHMPEEDLAFLLGDAASGRERQTVLVDARTGEEVTPENTSLLPGPAADDEVRARIARMRAWYLGIDA, encoded by the coding sequence ATGCAGCGGACGAGCTTCAGTCAATTCAAATGCCCGGCGGCGCGCGCGCTCGACAGCGTCGGCGACTGGTGGAGCATCCTGATCCTGCGCGACGCCTTTCAGGGGCTGTCGCGCTTCGACGAATTTCAGAAGAGCCTCGGCGTGGCGCCGAACATCCTGACACGGCGGCTCAAACAGCTGACGGACCAGGGGCTGTTCGAACGGCGGCTCTACCAGCAACGCCCTGCCCGCTACGAATATCGGCTGACGGACAAGGGCCGCGATTTCTTTCCGGTGCTGATGACGCTGTTTTCCTGGGGAAGCCGGCACATGCCGGAGGAAGATCTCGCCTTTCTGCTCGGCGACGCCGCTTCGGGCAGAGAGCGCCAAACGGTACTGGTCGACGCACGGACCGGCGAAGAAGTGACACCCGAAAACACCAGCCTGCTTCCAGGCCCCGCAGCCGATGACGAGGTGCGTGCGCGGATCGCCCGCATGCGCGCCTGGTATCTCGGCATCGACGCATAG
- a CDS encoding NUDIX hydrolase — protein sequence MKTPKKRSKPRPDKSQPLLRQLAAVPAKLFSGAFRQQYGAICFRHANDGPGIEILVITSRESARWVIPKGWPMKGKKPFEAAAIEAWEEAGVRGTVRKKPVGRYTYLKELDDGDVAPCIVDLFQVEVIEISEDFKEQGQRILEWVSPDEAARRVREIELKSLLVEFEARGRTKRNPG from the coding sequence ATGAAGACTCCGAAAAAACGCAGCAAGCCTCGACCAGACAAGTCTCAGCCATTGCTGCGGCAGCTCGCCGCCGTTCCTGCCAAGCTGTTTTCGGGGGCATTCCGCCAACAATACGGCGCGATTTGCTTCCGCCACGCCAATGACGGACCGGGGATCGAAATCCTGGTGATCACATCGCGCGAGAGTGCGCGCTGGGTCATTCCGAAAGGGTGGCCGATGAAAGGGAAGAAGCCGTTTGAAGCGGCAGCGATCGAAGCCTGGGAGGAAGCAGGCGTGCGCGGGACGGTGAGGAAAAAACCGGTCGGCCGCTACACCTATCTGAAAGAACTCGACGATGGCGACGTAGCCCCCTGCATCGTCGATCTGTTTCAGGTTGAGGTCATCGAGATCAGCGAAGATTTCAAGGAGCAAGGCCAGCGTATTCTCGAGTGGGTCAGCCCTGATGAAGCGGCACGACGCGTTCGCGAGATCGAACTCAAGTCGCTGCTCGTCGAGTTTGAGGCCCGCGGGCGCACTAAGCGCAATCCTGGCTGA